The Candidatus Kapaibacterium sp. genome has a segment encoding these proteins:
- a CDS encoding SDR family oxidoreductase has protein sequence MELSLEGRRALVCGSTQGIGKAIAEAFARAGASVTLLARSPERLEAVRAALPTPAGQRHHAIAADFSYPEELDRVVREHLDQSGLVYHILVHNTGGPPPGKLIEAPLTAFEAAFRQHLWTAHLLMQALLPDMRAEGYGRILLVLSTSVRQPIEGLGVSNTVRAALASWMKTLSAEVAPWGITVNAILPGSILTQRLQALWEYQAQQLGIPVSEVIQRTIASIPAGRIGQPEEIAAAALFLASPAAAYITGVSLPVDGGRTRCL, from the coding sequence ATGGAACTGAGCCTTGAGGGGAGGCGGGCGCTCGTCTGCGGCAGCACACAAGGAATTGGAAAAGCCATCGCTGAAGCCTTCGCACGCGCCGGCGCCTCCGTGACACTGCTGGCACGCTCCCCAGAACGCCTGGAGGCCGTCCGAGCAGCTCTCCCTACCCCTGCCGGACAGCGCCACCATGCCATCGCTGCCGACTTCAGCTACCCCGAAGAGCTAGATCGAGTCGTGCGCGAACACCTGGACCAATCGGGCCTTGTCTACCACATCCTGGTGCACAACACCGGTGGGCCTCCACCAGGGAAGCTCATAGAGGCACCGCTGACCGCCTTTGAGGCCGCTTTCCGCCAGCACCTCTGGACAGCCCATCTTCTCATGCAAGCCCTGCTGCCGGACATGCGGGCCGAAGGATACGGTCGGATCCTGCTCGTGCTCTCCACCTCAGTGCGTCAGCCGATTGAAGGGCTGGGAGTCTCCAACACTGTCCGCGCTGCATTAGCAAGCTGGATGAAGACTCTGTCGGCCGAGGTAGCTCCCTGGGGGATTACCGTCAACGCCATCCTGCCCGGAAGTATTCTCACCCAGCGTCTACAGGCCCTCTGGGAGTACCAGGCACAGCAACTAGGGATTCCCGTTAGCGAAGTCATCCAGCGCACCATAGCCTCCATCCCCGCCGGACGGATAGGCCAGCCTGAGGAGATCGCCGCCGCTGCTCTTTTCTTAGCCTCCCCAGCGGCAGCATACATCACCGGCGTCAGCCTTCCTGTTGACGGCGGCCGCACCCGTTGCCTATGA
- a CDS encoding phosphoglycerate kinase produces the protein MILRLHELPIAGRRALVRVDFNVPLSEDGAIVDDTRIREALPTLQELRSAGAIPILLSHLGRPKGKPMPHLSLAPVARHLATLLDCTVHFAPDCIGEPAQRSIADARPGDVVVLENLRFHPGEESNDEAFAAQLVHGTEVYVNDAFGTIHRAHASVVALPRRMRWKGMGLLMEREITALRRLRDTAERPYVAILGGAKVSDKLDVLQALLQRCDVLLLGGGMAFTFLAARGVQIGNSLVEPDLIPTAHQLLQQADALGKQILLPVDVYCAPELRNGAPVQLALLSEGGIPEGWRGADIGPQTVALFARQLESARTIFWNGPLGVYEIPAFRAGTLELARAIAEATRRGAFSLVGGGDSVAALRQLGMESAVSHLSTGGGASLEFLAGRTLPGLEALEGQS, from the coding sequence ATGATACTCCGCCTGCACGAGCTGCCGATTGCTGGACGCCGTGCCTTGGTACGCGTCGACTTCAACGTCCCGCTCTCCGAGGACGGGGCTATCGTCGACGACACCCGCATTCGAGAGGCGCTACCAACACTCCAAGAGCTTCGCTCAGCCGGAGCGATACCAATCCTCCTCTCCCACCTCGGACGCCCGAAGGGTAAGCCCATGCCGCATCTGTCGTTAGCTCCTGTTGCCCGCCACCTGGCAACACTGCTGGATTGCACTGTACACTTTGCTCCCGACTGCATCGGCGAGCCTGCCCAGCGAAGCATTGCCGACGCCCGCCCAGGGGATGTCGTCGTCTTAGAGAACCTCCGCTTCCACCCAGGCGAGGAGTCCAACGACGAAGCCTTTGCCGCGCAGTTGGTTCACGGGACTGAAGTCTACGTCAACGACGCCTTCGGGACCATTCACCGAGCACACGCAAGCGTTGTAGCGCTTCCGCGTCGGATGCGGTGGAAAGGCATGGGGTTGCTAATGGAGCGCGAAATCACGGCGCTCCGACGACTCCGAGACACTGCCGAACGCCCGTACGTCGCCATCCTGGGTGGGGCGAAGGTATCTGACAAGCTGGATGTGCTGCAGGCCCTGCTCCAGCGCTGCGACGTGCTCTTGCTCGGCGGCGGCATGGCCTTCACGTTCTTGGCAGCCCGTGGAGTCCAAATCGGCAACTCCCTCGTAGAGCCTGACCTCATCCCCACAGCTCACCAACTCCTCCAGCAGGCCGATGCTCTCGGCAAGCAGATCCTACTTCCCGTCGATGTCTACTGCGCTCCGGAACTGCGCAATGGGGCTCCCGTGCAGCTCGCCTTGCTCTCGGAGGGAGGCATTCCCGAAGGCTGGAGAGGAGCCGATATCGGGCCACAGACAGTAGCGCTCTTCGCACGCCAACTGGAGTCTGCTCGCACCATCTTCTGGAATGGCCCGCTTGGCGTCTACGAAATCCCTGCATTCCGCGCTGGGACCCTTGAACTAGCCCGCGCTATTGCTGAAGCCACCCGCCGGGGGGCTTTCAGCCTGGTCGGTGGCGGCGATTCCGTTGCAGCGCTACGGCAGTTAGGGATGGAGAGTGCTGTAAGCCACCTCTCTACTGGTGGTGGCGCATCGCTGGAATTCTTGGCGGGACGCACTCTACCTGGCCTAGAGGCCTTGGAGGGGCAATCTTAG
- the phnC gene encoding phosphonate ABC transporter ATP-binding protein: MALIELHDVSKVFPNGVKALDGVSLQVQRGEFLAVIGLSGSGKSTLLRCINRLTEPTTGRVLFDGQDVTHLQGRELRRFRQRIGMIFQQFNVVERRTVLENVLVGALGRVSVWRSLVGSFSQELIEEALHNLEVVGLADKAYDRVRMLSGGQKQRVAIARALMQRPQALLADEPVASLDPATSHSVMRYLEEVNQRFGVTVVCSLHFLSLVRRYAHRVVALRAGRIVFEGAPTEITDEWFRHIYGEEAQEVEIR; the protein is encoded by the coding sequence ATGGCACTCATTGAGCTCCACGACGTCAGCAAGGTCTTCCCAAATGGTGTTAAGGCGTTGGATGGTGTCTCGTTGCAAGTGCAGCGGGGGGAGTTCCTGGCTGTCATTGGGCTGAGTGGCTCTGGGAAGTCTACACTGCTGCGCTGTATCAATCGGCTCACCGAGCCAACGACAGGGCGAGTCCTTTTCGATGGGCAGGACGTGACCCATCTCCAGGGACGGGAACTACGCCGCTTCCGTCAGCGGATTGGGATGATCTTCCAGCAATTCAACGTCGTTGAGCGTCGGACGGTTTTGGAGAACGTGCTCGTAGGTGCTCTGGGGCGTGTCAGCGTCTGGCGTTCGCTCGTGGGGAGTTTCTCGCAAGAGCTCATCGAAGAGGCACTGCACAACTTGGAAGTGGTCGGACTTGCTGACAAGGCCTACGACCGTGTCCGGATGCTCTCCGGTGGACAGAAACAACGGGTGGCAATTGCCCGAGCCCTCATGCAGCGTCCTCAGGCCCTTTTGGCGGATGAGCCTGTGGCTAGTCTGGATCCGGCAACGTCTCACTCTGTCATGCGGTACTTGGAGGAGGTCAACCAGCGCTTTGGCGTCACAGTCGTCTGCAGCCTCCATTTCTTGAGCCTCGTGCGGCGCTATGCTCACCGTGTCGTCGCGCTCCGCGCAGGGCGCATAGTGTTCGAGGGGGCTCCAACGGAAATCACCGACGAGTGGTTCCGCCACATCTACGGCGAGGAAGCACAGGAGGTGGAGATCCGATGA
- the phnE gene encoding phosphonate ABC transporter, permease protein PhnE, with protein sequence MTHRRWQGIVVDFLLGTYAAVVLHRVVWQHMVVGSGSEVISAVELAAYVGGGALTVAIGLGCHCTLGAWISAGGHGLRPWQQAGALHWGLSLLVLTVWAGWVVTKISPLELFSPQGLESAGRLFRALLTPEFSILDKALAAMVQTIYIALMATLAGLAPALLLGFLAARNVMRRHPLTFALYAVLRVLINFTRSVEPLIWAVIFSVWVGIGPFAGMLAMTVHTVAALAKLYSEQVESVDPGLIEAVESTGAHPIQVVWFGIVPQVVLPFLAFTIYRWDTNVRMATVIGLVGGGGIGTLLMQYQGLARWHEVGLIVLVIAAVVWILDYASARLREALA encoded by the coding sequence ATGACGCACCGCCGTTGGCAGGGTATCGTGGTGGACTTCCTGTTGGGCACGTACGCGGCCGTTGTTCTCCATCGGGTTGTGTGGCAGCACATGGTGGTGGGGAGCGGTTCAGAGGTCATCTCTGCCGTCGAGTTGGCAGCGTACGTGGGAGGCGGAGCTTTGACGGTGGCGATTGGACTAGGATGCCATTGCACGCTTGGCGCATGGATTAGTGCTGGCGGGCATGGGCTCCGTCCGTGGCAGCAAGCTGGAGCTCTTCACTGGGGACTGTCGCTGTTAGTACTGACGGTTTGGGCAGGCTGGGTGGTGACGAAGATCTCGCCGCTGGAGCTCTTCTCGCCACAGGGCTTGGAGAGCGCGGGCCGTCTCTTCCGGGCGCTGTTGACCCCCGAGTTCTCCATCTTGGATAAAGCTCTCGCGGCGATGGTGCAGACCATCTACATTGCGCTGATGGCCACCTTGGCCGGCTTAGCGCCAGCATTGCTCCTTGGATTCCTTGCAGCGCGGAACGTAATGCGACGCCATCCTTTGACGTTTGCGCTCTACGCGGTCCTTCGGGTGCTCATCAACTTCACACGCTCGGTTGAGCCACTCATCTGGGCTGTCATCTTCTCCGTCTGGGTTGGGATTGGCCCTTTTGCTGGGATGTTGGCGATGACGGTACATACAGTGGCCGCGTTAGCGAAGCTGTACTCGGAGCAGGTGGAATCCGTCGACCCTGGACTCATTGAGGCAGTGGAGTCGACAGGGGCGCATCCGATCCAGGTCGTCTGGTTCGGGATCGTGCCGCAGGTGGTGCTGCCCTTCTTGGCGTTCACGATCTACCGCTGGGATACGAACGTCCGGATGGCAACGGTAATCGGCTTGGTGGGGGGTGGCGGTATTGGAACGCTTCTGATGCAGTACCAGGGGCTAGCTCGCTGGCATGAGGTTGGCCTAATTGTGCTGGTGATTGCTGCCGTAGTCTGGATATTGGACTACGCCTCGGCACGCTTACGGGAGGCCTTGGCGTAG
- the gap gene encoding type I glyceraldehyde-3-phosphate dehydrogenase has translation MALRVAINGFGRIGRLFLRAALQRRVPITFVGINDLTDAPTLAHLFKYDSVHGRFPGEVKAEDGALIVDGHRIPVSASPTIEDIPWSEVDIVVEATGKFTRRADAEKHLQRGVHKVLLTAPPKDSADAIIVLGVNEDSLTGQERIISNASCTTNCIAPMVKVLHDAFGVESGFMVTIHAYTNDQRILDLPHKDLRRARAAALNIIPTTTGAARAVGAVIPELKGRIDGYALRVPVPDGSVTDLTAVVKRPVSREEVNAAFREAATGRLRGILEYTEEPLVSSDIIGNPHSCIIDGLSTMANGTLVKVVGWYDNEWGYVQRLVDLVLRLGD, from the coding sequence ATGGCACTTCGGGTTGCCATCAACGGATTCGGACGCATCGGGCGCCTCTTCCTCCGGGCTGCTCTCCAGCGCCGCGTTCCGATAACGTTCGTCGGCATCAACGACCTAACCGATGCTCCCACGCTGGCCCACCTGTTCAAGTACGACTCTGTCCATGGGCGCTTTCCGGGAGAGGTCAAAGCCGAAGACGGAGCCCTCATCGTAGATGGACATCGGATCCCAGTCAGCGCTAGCCCTACTATCGAGGACATCCCATGGAGCGAGGTAGACATCGTTGTAGAGGCTACAGGCAAATTCACCCGCCGCGCCGACGCCGAAAAGCACCTCCAGCGGGGTGTGCATAAGGTACTCCTCACAGCCCCTCCCAAGGACAGCGCCGACGCAATCATCGTCCTTGGGGTCAACGAGGACTCCCTTACAGGGCAGGAGCGCATCATCTCGAATGCCTCCTGCACAACCAACTGCATTGCTCCGATGGTGAAGGTCCTCCACGATGCCTTCGGGGTTGAGAGTGGCTTCATGGTAACCATCCACGCCTACACGAACGACCAGCGCATCTTGGACCTCCCCCACAAAGACCTCCGACGGGCCCGAGCAGCGGCGCTGAATATCATCCCGACGACGACCGGGGCAGCTCGAGCCGTCGGAGCTGTCATTCCAGAGCTTAAAGGCCGCATAGACGGCTACGCTCTCCGAGTCCCCGTGCCGGACGGGTCCGTTACAGATCTGACCGCCGTAGTGAAGCGTCCGGTAAGCCGCGAAGAGGTGAATGCTGCTTTCCGCGAAGCAGCTACAGGAAGACTCCGTGGCATCCTGGAGTACACGGAAGAGCCGCTGGTCTCCAGCGACATCATCGGCAATCCGCACTCGTGCATCATTGACGGCCTCTCCACGATGGCCAATGGGACGCTGGTCAAGGTCGTAGGCTGGTACGACAACGAATGGGGCTACGTCCAGCGGCTCGTAGACTTGGTGCTCCGCTTAGGGGATTGA
- a CDS encoding glycosyltransferase translates to MATGSVILIGPAHPLRGGGIATYTETLAATYRRLGRRAAIVTFRYQYPQWLFPGKTQLSSEPPPTGLEIYPILHSLWPVNWLKTARQIAEWNPEVLLVNVWLPFFAPCLGTIVRAVRRRRPTIVSVGIIHNVTPHEHFPAADALTRYVLRPLDAFLLLSEAVARELQRFDASKPRRVSLHPPFEYGELVSQEEARQRLGLPLNAPVVLFFGLVRLYKGVDLLLEALPRIPLPAYTVIAGEWYIDPAPFLRRARELGVSERLVVLNRFIRREEAPLLFSAADIVVQPYRSATQSGVTPLALRYQRPVVVTNVGGLAEYVEPGKTGYVVPPTPEAIAAALTDFFVHRRGVSFAPFLQAAAQRWSWDNVVTTLDELVEGVLQQRQQQNRTQTRPGKEALRQGLP, encoded by the coding sequence ATGGCTACAGGCTCAGTCATCCTCATTGGCCCGGCACATCCCCTACGCGGCGGAGGGATTGCAACGTACACAGAAACCTTAGCGGCAACGTATCGGCGCTTAGGACGGCGAGCTGCTATCGTCACATTCCGCTACCAGTACCCGCAGTGGCTCTTCCCGGGCAAGACGCAGCTCAGTTCTGAGCCGCCACCTACGGGATTGGAGATCTACCCCATCCTCCACTCACTCTGGCCAGTCAACTGGCTCAAAACCGCTCGGCAAATAGCCGAATGGAATCCCGAGGTACTCCTCGTTAACGTTTGGCTCCCCTTCTTTGCCCCATGCTTAGGCACGATCGTACGCGCTGTACGCCGACGGCGACCAACGATCGTTTCGGTTGGCATCATTCACAACGTAACACCCCATGAGCATTTCCCGGCTGCAGATGCCTTAACTCGCTATGTCCTGCGGCCACTTGACGCCTTCTTGCTCCTTTCCGAAGCCGTGGCCCGCGAGCTCCAGCGCTTTGATGCCTCCAAGCCGCGGCGCGTGTCGCTTCATCCGCCATTTGAGTATGGCGAGCTGGTTTCGCAAGAAGAAGCACGCCAGCGGTTGGGCCTACCACTGAACGCTCCAGTCGTGCTCTTCTTCGGCTTGGTCCGCCTGTACAAGGGAGTTGATCTTCTCTTGGAAGCCCTGCCGCGAATACCCCTGCCTGCTTACACCGTCATTGCCGGCGAGTGGTACATAGATCCGGCTCCATTCCTGCGCCGTGCCCGTGAACTTGGGGTGAGCGAGCGACTCGTCGTCCTCAACCGCTTCATCCGGCGTGAAGAAGCGCCTCTCCTCTTCAGTGCAGCCGATATCGTCGTGCAACCATATCGCAGTGCGACTCAGAGCGGAGTTACTCCCTTGGCACTCCGCTACCAACGTCCTGTTGTGGTTACCAACGTCGGTGGGCTTGCCGAGTACGTTGAGCCTGGGAAGACTGGCTACGTTGTCCCGCCTACTCCGGAGGCTATTGCGGCAGCTCTCACAGACTTCTTCGTACACCGTCGAGGAGTGTCGTTTGCCCCCTTTCTCCAAGCTGCCGCTCAGCGGTGGAGTTGGGACAACGTCGTCACGACCTTAGACGAACTTGTCGAAGGAGTGCTCCAGCAGCGCCAGCAACAGAACCGCACGCAGACACGCCCCGGAAAGGAAGCCCTACGCCAAGGCCTCCCGTAA
- the ispG gene encoding flavodoxin-dependent (E)-4-hydroxy-3-methylbut-2-enyl-diphosphate synthase → MSELIKLPVAAETSAAITEQPYATRPYRRRRTRRVWVGNVPVGGNAPISVQTMTKTKTADVEATVAQILRCKEAGADIVRVTVNDWEAAEAIREIVRRVDIPIVADIHFNHVFALKAIEAGVAKVRINPGNIGSRERIRQVLTAAKERGIPIRIGVNSGSLEKDILEKYGYPTPEALVESALRHVEIAQDFGFDDIVISVKSTDVRLMIEAYRLLADQVDFPLHLGVTEAGLPGPGIIKSAVGIGTLLAEGIGDTIRVSLTDEPEREVEVGKEILRSLGLAQRSVEIIACPTCGRIEVDLFRISRELEEAVRRSGIRKPVKIALLGCAVNGPGEASEADIGIAAGRGVAILYRKGEVVRRVREEEIVSAILEELERFQPEE, encoded by the coding sequence ATGAGCGAACTCATCAAGCTACCTGTTGCTGCAGAAACCTCTGCGGCTATCACCGAGCAGCCCTATGCGACTCGACCATACCGGCGCCGCCGGACCCGGCGCGTCTGGGTAGGGAATGTTCCCGTCGGAGGGAATGCTCCGATCTCGGTGCAGACGATGACCAAAACCAAGACCGCCGACGTAGAAGCTACGGTAGCCCAAATCCTGCGTTGCAAAGAAGCCGGTGCCGACATCGTGCGTGTCACCGTCAACGATTGGGAAGCCGCCGAAGCCATCCGGGAGATTGTTCGCCGTGTGGACATCCCCATCGTCGCTGATATCCACTTCAACCACGTCTTTGCCCTCAAGGCCATAGAGGCCGGAGTTGCCAAGGTGCGCATCAATCCTGGGAACATCGGCTCTCGAGAGCGCATCCGCCAAGTCCTCACGGCTGCCAAAGAGCGGGGCATCCCCATTCGGATCGGCGTCAACTCGGGCTCGCTGGAGAAGGATATCCTGGAGAAGTACGGCTACCCTACCCCTGAGGCACTGGTGGAGAGCGCTCTCCGGCATGTGGAGATCGCCCAGGACTTCGGCTTCGATGACATCGTCATCTCTGTGAAGTCCACCGACGTGCGGCTGATGATCGAAGCTTACCGCCTTCTGGCAGACCAGGTTGATTTCCCGCTCCACTTGGGCGTGACCGAAGCAGGACTGCCCGGTCCAGGGATCATCAAGTCAGCCGTCGGAATTGGCACCCTGCTGGCCGAAGGAATTGGAGACACCATCCGCGTGTCCCTCACGGACGAGCCGGAACGGGAGGTCGAAGTCGGCAAGGAAATCCTCCGCTCGCTCGGCTTGGCGCAGCGTAGCGTGGAGATCATCGCCTGCCCGACCTGCGGACGAATTGAGGTGGACCTGTTCCGCATCTCCCGAGAGCTAGAGGAGGCCGTGCGGCGCTCGGGAATCCGCAAGCCCGTCAAGATTGCCCTCCTGGGCTGTGCCGTCAACGGTCCTGGGGAGGCCAGTGAGGCGGACATTGGCATTGCGGCAGGCCGTGGCGTGGCGATCCTATACAGAAAGGGCGAAGTCGTCCGCCGTGTGCGAGAGGAAGAGATCGTCTCGGCCATCTTGGAAGAGCTAGAGCGGTTCCAGCCCGAGGAGTAG
- a CDS encoding phosphate/phosphite/phosphonate ABC transporter substrate-binding protein: MEFGQHRRRLLRLLLGYGILLLAGVAKLSLQPLFVSQALGTPGRPIRLLLVPAVDAQKVTESAEALVRFLRQATGYHVEASVPTSYIAVVEAFGAGKADIAAMNAFSYLLARERYGVRAVLRVVRRHGELSYRGQIITHTNTGIRELEQLSGKRIAYVDPASTSGYILPKALLEQAGVRPAEEVFAMRHDNVVTMVYQRQVDAGATYYSPPDPVTGEIRDARARVLKQFPDVVEKVRIIALTDSIPNDPIVVRADLPEPVVERLVRGLLAFQSTPEGRRALFEIYSVEGFAPVRDQDYDGLRQLLRRYVGDVERLLR; this comes from the coding sequence ATGGAATTCGGGCAACACAGACGGCGGCTACTGCGCCTATTGTTAGGCTATGGCATTCTGTTGCTGGCCGGTGTTGCGAAGCTCTCGCTTCAGCCGTTGTTTGTCTCCCAGGCCCTGGGTACACCGGGACGACCTATACGGCTATTGCTGGTGCCGGCTGTGGACGCCCAGAAGGTGACAGAGAGCGCCGAGGCGCTTGTGAGATTCCTCCGGCAAGCTACGGGCTATCACGTCGAGGCTTCGGTACCGACGAGCTACATAGCCGTCGTAGAAGCCTTCGGAGCAGGGAAGGCTGATATCGCTGCGATGAATGCCTTCAGCTACCTATTGGCCCGCGAACGGTATGGGGTCCGGGCTGTACTCCGAGTCGTCCGGCGACATGGGGAGCTGAGCTACCGTGGCCAGATCATCACCCACACGAATACCGGCATCCGAGAACTGGAGCAGCTCTCCGGAAAGCGCATCGCCTACGTTGACCCGGCCTCTACCTCTGGCTACATCTTGCCCAAAGCACTCCTGGAACAGGCAGGTGTCCGTCCTGCGGAAGAGGTCTTCGCGATGCGCCACGACAACGTGGTGACGATGGTCTACCAGCGCCAGGTGGATGCCGGAGCAACGTACTACTCGCCGCCAGACCCCGTTACGGGGGAAATCCGTGATGCTCGAGCTCGCGTCCTAAAGCAGTTCCCAGATGTTGTGGAGAAGGTGCGGATCATCGCACTGACGGATTCCATTCCGAATGACCCCATCGTCGTGCGGGCAGATTTGCCCGAGCCTGTTGTGGAGCGGCTCGTGCGCGGTCTTTTGGCATTCCAGTCTACGCCGGAAGGTCGGCGGGCTCTCTTTGAGATTTACAGCGTGGAGGGGTTCGCACCCGTGCGGGACCAAGACTACGACGGACTTCGGCAACTCCTGCGCCGATATGTTGGCGATGTAGAGAGGTTGCTGCGCTGA
- a CDS encoding rhomboid family intramembrane serine protease, producing the protein MTYYDTWRRRRFLADNPALRAIILLNIAVFVVQHLFLALFRYHGTPLEVFFVEYFALQPLLSGSFFPWQLLTYQFMHAGLENIWHIVFNLFILWMFGMELEQLWGSRRFTWYYLLCGIGAGLLHLLVQLFWTYPAPTVGASGAVYGVLLAFGLTFPDRPVFMFPFFIPIPARILVILMAGIEFISGVSSAGSPIAHFAHLGGALTGFLLLRFGDRVGLFSALDRAWFWARRARFRLSAPPRRRSRRGVSQPQTVRLVPAEEVLLYFEGQPITQSDIDAILDKIAAFGYESLSERERRILYEASRRLQAEP; encoded by the coding sequence ATGACCTACTACGACACCTGGCGCCGGCGCCGCTTCCTGGCCGATAATCCAGCCCTGCGAGCAATCATCCTCCTCAACATTGCCGTCTTCGTTGTCCAGCACCTCTTCCTAGCCCTCTTCCGGTACCACGGCACACCGCTGGAGGTGTTCTTCGTAGAGTACTTCGCCCTCCAGCCTCTGCTGAGCGGTTCCTTCTTCCCCTGGCAGCTCCTGACCTACCAGTTCATGCACGCTGGTTTGGAGAACATCTGGCACATCGTCTTCAACCTCTTCATCCTCTGGATGTTCGGGATGGAGCTAGAGCAGCTCTGGGGAAGCCGGCGCTTCACGTGGTACTACCTACTCTGCGGGATTGGAGCTGGCCTCCTCCACCTCCTCGTCCAGCTCTTCTGGACCTACCCTGCCCCAACGGTCGGCGCATCGGGAGCCGTCTACGGCGTGCTGCTTGCCTTCGGTCTGACCTTCCCTGACCGCCCTGTCTTCATGTTCCCCTTCTTCATCCCCATCCCGGCCCGCATCCTTGTCATCCTCATGGCAGGCATTGAGTTCATCTCTGGCGTCAGCAGCGCTGGCTCGCCAATTGCGCACTTTGCCCACCTGGGAGGCGCCCTCACCGGTTTCCTCCTGCTGCGCTTCGGAGACCGCGTGGGACTCTTCTCAGCTCTCGATCGAGCGTGGTTCTGGGCACGTCGAGCACGTTTCCGGCTCTCCGCTCCACCACGGCGCAGGAGCAGGAGAGGTGTTTCGCAACCTCAAACGGTGCGCCTTGTCCCTGCTGAGGAGGTCCTCCTCTACTTTGAAGGGCAGCCTATCACCCAGAGCGACATTGACGCCATCCTGGACAAGATTGCGGCCTTCGGGTACGAAAGCTTGTCGGAACGCGAACGTCGCATTCTCTACGAAGCAAGTCGCCGTCTCCAAGCAGAGCCATGA
- the sucC gene encoding ADP-forming succinate--CoA ligase subunit beta: MNLHEFQAKELLQRYGVPIPLGRVVRTAEEAGAVTYRDFVLRNINAIVVKAQIHAGGRGKGQFVHAETGEPLTWNGEPLRGVVLLREGNIADKAYRVGLLMLGNRLVTAQTGPAGRRVRYLLLEEALPIAQELYVSITLDRSRRRPLLMVSGEGGVEIETIAAERPSALLREHIHPFLGLQAFQARRIAFWIRLEGELIPTFTELLQRLAHAYDELECSLLELNPLVRTQDGRFIALDAKVSLDDNALFRHPDLAALRDTEEEDPREVEASQYHLSYVKLDGNVGCMVNGAGLAMATMDMIQLAGGRPANFLDVGGAANVERIAHAFRIMLSDPDVRVALVNIFGGIVRCDRVAQGIVQALQQIEPTVPIVVRLEGTNAEEAAQILHASGLRFRVARSLEEATAQVREALQEAGAQAVV, translated from the coding sequence ATGAACCTGCACGAGTTCCAAGCGAAGGAGCTCCTACAACGATACGGCGTCCCAATTCCATTGGGACGGGTCGTCCGGACTGCTGAAGAGGCTGGGGCCGTCACTTATCGAGACTTCGTGCTGCGGAACATCAATGCCATCGTTGTGAAGGCACAGATCCACGCTGGTGGGCGCGGGAAAGGTCAGTTCGTCCATGCCGAGACCGGCGAACCCCTCACTTGGAACGGGGAACCGCTGCGGGGCGTGGTGCTCCTACGGGAGGGCAACATCGCCGACAAAGCCTACCGGGTAGGCCTGTTGATGCTGGGGAATCGGCTAGTCACGGCACAAACAGGTCCCGCAGGACGCCGTGTGCGTTATCTGCTCCTCGAAGAGGCACTCCCGATTGCTCAGGAGCTCTACGTGAGCATCACATTGGACCGCAGCCGTCGCCGGCCCCTGCTTATGGTCTCTGGCGAGGGAGGTGTGGAGATCGAAACGATTGCAGCCGAACGTCCTTCGGCATTGCTACGCGAGCACATTCACCCCTTCTTAGGCCTCCAAGCCTTCCAAGCACGCCGTATTGCCTTCTGGATCAGACTGGAAGGCGAGTTGATCCCTACCTTCACGGAGCTGCTCCAGAGGCTTGCCCATGCTTACGACGAGCTTGAGTGTAGTCTGCTGGAGTTGAACCCGCTGGTCCGTACCCAGGACGGACGCTTCATCGCCCTGGATGCCAAAGTGAGCTTGGATGACAACGCCCTCTTCCGCCATCCGGACCTAGCCGCATTAAGGGACACCGAGGAAGAAGACCCGCGGGAGGTGGAAGCCTCTCAATACCACCTCAGCTACGTCAAACTCGATGGGAACGTTGGCTGCATGGTCAATGGAGCTGGTCTGGCAATGGCAACGATGGACATGATCCAACTCGCGGGAGGCCGACCAGCGAACTTCCTGGACGTGGGGGGTGCAGCTAACGTAGAGCGGATTGCCCATGCTTTCCGGATTATGCTCTCCGATCCCGACGTCCGGGTAGCCTTGGTCAACATCTTCGGGGGAATCGTGCGCTGTGACCGCGTCGCTCAGGGAATCGTTCAGGCACTCCAGCAGATAGAACCGACCGTTCCGATTGTCGTCCGGCTGGAAGGGACGAATGCCGAAGAGGCAGCCCAAATCCTCCACGCTTCGGGGTTGCGGTTCCGCGTCGCTCGGAGCTTGGAGGAAGCTACAGCCCAGGTTCGGGAAGCTCTCCAAGAGGCCGGTGCACAGGCAGTAGTGTAG